A single Theropithecus gelada isolate Dixy chromosome 7b, Tgel_1.0, whole genome shotgun sequence DNA region contains:
- the TRAPPC6B gene encoding trafficking protein particle complex subunit 6B isoform X2 encodes MADEALFLLLHNEMVSGVYKSAEQGEVENGRCITKLENMGFRVGQGLIERFTKDTARFKDELDIMKFICKDFWTTVFKKQIDNLRTNHQYLAFTCGLIRGGLSNLGIKSIVTAEVSSMPACKFQVMIQKL; translated from the exons ATGGCGGATGAGGCGTTGTTTTTGCTTCTCCATAACGAGATGGTGTCTGGAGTGTACAAGTCCGCGGAGCAGGGGGAGGTG gaaaacgGACGATGTATTACTAAGCTGGAAAACATGGGGTTTCGAGTGGGACAAGGATTGATAGAAAG GTTTACAAAAGATACTGCAAGGTTCAAGGATGAGTTAGATATCATGAAGTTCATTTGTAAAGATTTTTGGACTACGGTATTCAAGAAACAAATCGACAATCTAAGGACAAATCATCag tatttAGCATTTACATGTGGCTTAATCAGAGGTGGCTTATCAAACTTGGGAATAAAAAGTATTGTAACAGCTGAAGTGTCTTCAATGCCTGCTT gcaaatTTCAGGTGATGATACAGAAGCTGTAG
- the TRAPPC6B gene encoding trafficking protein particle complex subunit 6B isoform X1, whose product MADEALFLLLHNEMVSGVYKSAEQGEVENGRCITKLENMGFRVGQGLIERFTKDTARFKDELDIMKFICKDFWTTVFKKQIDNLRTNHQGIYVLQDNKFRLLTQMSAGKQYLEHASKYLAFTCGLIRGGLSNLGIKSIVTAEVSSMPACKFQVMIQKL is encoded by the exons ATGGCGGATGAGGCGTTGTTTTTGCTTCTCCATAACGAGATGGTGTCTGGAGTGTACAAGTCCGCGGAGCAGGGGGAGGTG gaaaacgGACGATGTATTACTAAGCTGGAAAACATGGGGTTTCGAGTGGGACAAGGATTGATAGAAAG GTTTACAAAAGATACTGCAAGGTTCAAGGATGAGTTAGATATCATGAAGTTCATTTGTAAAGATTTTTGGACTACGGTATTCAAGAAACAAATCGACAATCTAAGGACAAATCATCag GGCATCTATGTACTTCAGGACAACAAATTTCGCCTGCTTACTCAGATGTCTGCAGGAAAACAGTATTTAGAACATGCATCTAAG tatttAGCATTTACATGTGGCTTAATCAGAGGTGGCTTATCAAACTTGGGAATAAAAAGTATTGTAACAGCTGAAGTGTCTTCAATGCCTGCTT gcaaatTTCAGGTGATGATACAGAAGCTGTAG